TTGTGCTTGAGATCGATCCGGTCGCGCGAGGAAATGCCGAGCAGATCAGCCGCACGCCAGACAACGTTGTCCTCGAACTCGCTGACCTGGCCGTCCGCATATACCAGCTCCCACATCATCTCGATGATGCGGAGCCGGCCCTCCTCATTGACCGAACGCATGATGACGCTGGTGAAATGATAGAGATCGACCGCCTCGCCTTCAGCCCGCGTCGCCGACGCGATCAGATGATCCGCCGTACCGGGATCGAGCTTGAAGCGGTTTTCGATCAGACCGTGCAATTTGCGTTTCTCGATCGCGCTCGGCTCGCCATCGAGCGAGACGACGTGAACCAGCAGCGCGGTCGCCGCCAGCAGATACCCGGTATCGTCGAACGCGAGATCCGGATCCGCACTGGGCGCAACGATGTCGGCAATGAATTGGCGCAGTCCGTCGAGCATCAATCTACCTGCAAAGTCGTGAAAGCCGTTCAGTGAATATGGTTGAAAATTTGACCGCCGCAATCCGCGCGATGAATGCCTGACGGTGCAGGCAGATTAAATCGACGTCACGTTGAATGGACGGAAAACATCTGCGCGAAACCCCCACAGCGGCCGCAGCGATCTGCCGAGCCTTCGCTTCTTGTTGAGTCGAAGCCCGCGGGCGTGGGTTCAACGCGCAAAACCTGCCGCCTTCGGAACACGCGGCTTGCCGGCCCTGAGGCCGGCTGCGCGATTCGCCGCAGGCAGCGGGCCGATATCCAATTGCAAGTCGTTCGCATTTGCATTAACGGTGAACTCGTTGTTTCAACAAGCGATTTTTCAAAAGGAAACGAACATGTTCTCCTTCCGCTTCGCACTGGGTGCTGCCGTTGTGCTGGGAGTGGCCTCAGGAGCTGCGCTGGCGGCGGGCGACCTGTCGCGGCAGACGCCGATCGAGGTGACGGTCGATCTGGGTTCACCGGGCAAACATGAATTCGCGCCGAAGCAGCTCAAGTTTGAAACCGGCAAGCTCTACAAGCTGATCCTGCGCAACACGAGCAGCGATCCGCATTACTTCACCTCGCACGCGTTCTCGCAGATGGTGTTCACACGCAAGGCGCAGGTGACGCAGCAACAGAACGGCAAGACCGTGACGCTCGCCGAATTCAAGGGCGCGATCCGCGAGATCGAGGTCTATCCGGGACAATCCGCCGAATGGTGGCTGGTGCCGATCGCGGCCGGCCGCGCCGGCGACCTGCACTGCGACATCAAGACCAGCGACGGCAAGACCCACGCCGAGCTCGGCATGACCGGCGAGATCGTGATCGAATAGCGCGCTCCATAGCGTTTTCGAGCGAAGTGGATACCGGTTCGCGTGAAGAAAACGCGTCAGAAAAAGAATCTAGAGCTTCGGTTCTGATTCAATCAGAACCGAAGCTCTAGGGTATCTCGTACACCACCATCTTGTCGGCGATGCCGCGCAGCGCGGCTTCCTTCTGGATCGGCCTGATCGACTCTTTTTCCAGAATGGTGGCGACCGCGGGCGATTCGATCACCGGGCTGGTGATGTGGATCTCCTGCGAAGTCGACAGGCTCTGCACCCTTGAAGCGATGTTGACAGTCTGGCCGAAATAGTCCTGCCGCTCGTTCAGCATCACCGCCAGGCATGGGCCCTCGTGGATGCCGATCTTGACGACCAGGTCCTCCCGGCCGCGCTCGGCATTGAGTGCGGCCATCGCCGCGCGCATGCGCAACCCCGCCACGATCGCATGTTCCGGCCGGATGAAGGTCGCCATCACGGCGTCACCGATCGTCTTCACCACCGCGCCCTTCTCGGAGGCGATGATTTCGAGCAGCGCATGGAAATGCGCCCGCACCAGATCGAAGGCAGCGAGATCGCCGACCCGCTCATAGAGCGCAGTGGAGCCCTTGAGGTCCGTGAACAGGAACGTCAGCGAGGTGATCTTGAGGCGCTGATCGACGTTGAGGTTGTCAGCCTTGAAGACGTCGCGAAAAGTCTGGTTCGACAGCATCCGCTTGGCGGTCAGGATCGGCTTGCGCTTGCCGAGCAGCTCATGGAGCGTATCGTTGGCGATCCAGACGGCGGGTAGCACCCGGTGGTCGGTCTGGTTTTCGAGTGACAAACGCAGCGGCCCCGGACGCATCACGGTCGTGCCGGTCGGCGCGTGCAGCTTGTTGAAGACGATGGAAAACTGCTGGCGCTCGCGGGTCGGCTCGCCCTGGATATCCAGAAAATGCGCCGAATGCGTCACCGGCTCGAATACGATCACGAACTGATTTGGCAGTTGCAGCGACAGCACCGCCTTCTCGCCTGCCGGCAGTTCCATGGCCTCGAGCGAGACCTCGTCGATCAGCCGCGTGATCGATTCCTCGCTCAGGTCCATCCCCGAGCTCCAGAATATCTGGCGGTTATATTCCCAGATCGGCAGCGTATTGGGATCGTGAGCGGCGATGCGCTTGACGCGGGGACTGACGGTGAAAGAAACCTCCACGCGGTCGTCGACGGATGCCTCATAACCCTGAGCGCATAACGCGCAATTGTAGTCGTCGTGCCGAAGGGATTTCAGGGTGTCGTGCGCACCGAGCACGCCACCACAGCCGGGACACAAGACATTCCAGCTGAGATCGAACAGCCCGAGCCGCGCTGAATGCAGGAAGGCCGAAATAACCTTTTCCTCGTCCAACCCGTTCCGTGCGGAAAAATCCAGCAGATTGATCCGGTTGAGATCGCGATCGTTGCCCTTCGCGATCAACTGCGAAATGGCGTCGACGACCGCGGGGTCGGCGGTCTGCCGCAGAACTGAGAACTGGGCCTCGGTATTGCTCATGCTGACAACCTAGATGACGTTCACAAAGCGGCTCCGCAAGGTGCCGGTTGTTGTTTGACGCGTTTTCTTCGCCGGCAATCCATCCGGATCATCCGGGGCTTTCGGCTCGACGACTACCGGGGCGTGATGGCAAACATCGGCGAACGGTCCGGCTGCGTCGTCACCACACCGATCGGCATCACCGGCTGCTTGTCGACCAGCGTGACCCGAAACGCGCCGATCATCTTCGCCAGCGCCAGCGTGGCTTCGACCAGCGCGAAATGCGCGCCGATGCAGACGCGTGCGCCGACGCCGAACGGCAGATAGGCGAAGCGATCGGGCGGCGTGCCGATCATGAAGCGGGACGGGATGAAGGCGTTCGGATCGCGCCAGAGTTTTTCGTGCCGATGCAACAGCCATGGCGCGATCAGGATGACATCCTGCTTCTTGACCGGAAGCCCCATGATCGTATCCGGCACGCTGGCTGCACGCGCAATCAGGAACGCCGGCGGATAGAGCCGCATGGTTTCGTCGATCACCGCACGGGTGAATTTCAGCCGCTCGATATCGAGCGCCCCATTGGCGGTTGCGCCCTGCACCTCATTGGCGACGTCCTGCTGGATCGCAGGATCGAGCGCCAGCAGGTAGAGCGCCCAGAACAGCGCGGTGGCCGTGGTCTCGTGGCCGGCCAGAATCATGGTCGCGATCTGATCGCCGAGCTGCGCATCGGTGAAGGCCTCGCCGGTTTCCGGATCGCGCGCGTCACCCATCAGGTCG
This portion of the Bradyrhizobium sp. AZCC 2262 genome encodes:
- a CDS encoding tellurite resistance TerB family protein — encoded protein: MLDGLRQFIADIVAPSADPDLAFDDTGYLLAATALLVHVVSLDGEPSAIEKRKLHGLIENRFKLDPGTADHLIASATRAEGEAVDLYHFTSVIMRSVNEEGRLRIIEMMWELVYADGQVSEFEDNVVWRAADLLGISSRDRIDLKHKVAEQRQPASSGGLSKAADVTT
- a CDS encoding adenylate/guanylate cyclase domain-containing protein; this encodes MSNTEAQFSVLRQTADPAVVDAISQLIAKGNDRDLNRINLLDFSARNGLDEEKVISAFLHSARLGLFDLSWNVLCPGCGGVLGAHDTLKSLRHDDYNCALCAQGYEASVDDRVEVSFTVSPRVKRIAAHDPNTLPIWEYNRQIFWSSGMDLSEESITRLIDEVSLEAMELPAGEKAVLSLQLPNQFVIVFEPVTHSAHFLDIQGEPTRERQQFSIVFNKLHAPTGTTVMRPGPLRLSLENQTDHRVLPAVWIANDTLHELLGKRKPILTAKRMLSNQTFRDVFKADNLNVDQRLKITSLTFLFTDLKGSTALYERVGDLAAFDLVRAHFHALLEIIASEKGAVVKTIGDAVMATFIRPEHAIVAGLRMRAAMAALNAERGREDLVVKIGIHEGPCLAVMLNERQDYFGQTVNIASRVQSLSTSQEIHITSPVIESPAVATILEKESIRPIQKEAALRGIADKMVVYEIP